The proteins below come from a single Tepidisphaeraceae bacterium genomic window:
- a CDS encoding PD-(D/E)XK nuclease family protein, whose protein sequence is MAVRFVTGRSGTGKTAHCVRAIVEAATADPLGPPIFWILPRQATFSAERLLATETTLPAVCRVRVESFDGLARAILNDCGGAAIPQITATGRRIILSHLLRKLQPQLKFFAAVAHHPGLATTLDATFAEFERSGNAPQQVIETLEAQADAVETDDTLRPKLADLHLLYEAYTTFLGQDRLDPHRRNEQVVACMKTSKLLSGSIVFIDGFFDYTESERRTIAGLAATCRSIDITVLADPGATVFKSPDLLPSEQSLFYKTEDAYRRLFIALRKNGAKIDKPIMLREVHRFSAPALTAIEAATFTGDVAKAPDDAGVATTVTFTNADDRPAEVDAAARHVLSLLRQGHRMRDIAVLVRNLDSYQDLIDASFREHGIAFFLDRRRVAAHHPLLRLVRSALELATDDWPRPAIFSLVKTGLAGLSLAEADALENYVHDHRIRASDWTAKDPWRFRRSLTRGDDDDALWAATERAAQADALRRRVVDAVLPFIAAMNTGASRPAPELALELHALLTRFDVAKTLSTWINEAAARQAVEQAAEHQQVWAEFVGLLDELVDLLGDQPVSAAEFFDLMATSLDAFDLALAPPTLDGVLIGQVDRTRLPEVRTTLVLGLTDGEFPRTPREDSILDDRDRKLLRQGNVELKGDGQRQLLDERLLAYSAFTSPSQSLYLSRVACDAAGKEIAPSPYWSRLQQVFPDAPVEHVGSSDSDDPRHIATPRQLIVSLMRWARATDNATDEADTAKRASLAALYQWLASHPPDDSPVAHMRYRAWGALGYRNATTLDPQIAAQLFPSPIVASVNRLETFAACPFKHFVQYGLGLRARPEDSFSSIDLSRVYHDVLERFVRQMIRANQQWRDLTQDWTDGRIGAAAREIGLELQKDLAIEPGRSKYLLSRIERTVRQIVGRQRTLSSRAKLSHGYVSVAFGTPDAPIGPLQLSTPAGRQLHVRGRIDRIDLLGDASRAAVFDYKLTGDRISPAGVYNGLSLQLLTYLLVLQANGHELAGTPITPAAGFYLTLLRGLKSVAHPDEAPDPTDEKFNLDPKPRGLFDADHVHLLDEHLAAGWSDAWSMYVTKDGKFGQRETTDVCDADEFLGVLDYVRGKLASIADGMAAGEIGVRPYWLAKKTPCAQCGFKAVCRFDVTLNGYNILHGIGRDELLTKVKGTK, encoded by the coding sequence ATGGCCGTTCGTTTCGTTACAGGTCGCTCGGGCACCGGCAAGACCGCCCACTGCGTGCGCGCCATCGTCGAGGCCGCCACCGCCGACCCTCTGGGCCCACCGATCTTCTGGATCCTGCCGCGCCAGGCGACGTTCAGCGCCGAGCGACTGCTGGCGACCGAGACCACCCTGCCCGCGGTCTGCCGGGTGCGCGTCGAAAGCTTCGATGGCTTGGCGAGAGCAATCCTGAACGACTGCGGTGGCGCCGCGATCCCGCAGATCACCGCGACGGGCCGGCGGATCATCCTAAGTCACCTGTTGCGCAAGCTTCAACCGCAGTTGAAGTTCTTCGCGGCCGTCGCGCATCATCCGGGCCTGGCGACGACGCTCGACGCGACCTTCGCCGAGTTCGAGCGCAGCGGCAACGCGCCGCAGCAGGTGATCGAAACGCTGGAAGCCCAGGCCGACGCCGTCGAGACCGACGACACGCTGCGCCCGAAGCTGGCCGATCTGCACCTGCTGTACGAGGCGTACACGACGTTTCTGGGTCAGGACCGGTTGGACCCGCACCGCCGCAATGAGCAGGTGGTGGCGTGCATGAAGACGTCGAAGCTGCTGAGCGGCTCGATTGTCTTCATCGACGGCTTCTTCGACTACACGGAGTCCGAGCGCCGCACGATCGCCGGGCTGGCCGCGACGTGCCGATCGATCGACATTACCGTGCTGGCCGACCCCGGCGCGACGGTTTTCAAGAGCCCTGATCTGCTGCCGTCGGAACAAAGCCTGTTCTACAAGACGGAGGACGCGTACCGCCGACTGTTCATCGCGCTACGAAAGAACGGCGCGAAGATCGACAAGCCGATCATGTTGCGCGAAGTGCATCGGTTTAGCGCACCGGCACTGACGGCGATCGAAGCAGCCACCTTTACGGGCGACGTTGCGAAGGCGCCCGACGACGCGGGCGTCGCCACTACGGTCACGTTCACCAACGCCGACGACCGCCCCGCGGAGGTCGATGCCGCCGCGCGGCACGTGTTGTCGCTGTTGCGCCAGGGGCACCGCATGCGCGACATCGCGGTGCTGGTGCGTAACCTCGACAGCTATCAAGACCTGATCGACGCCAGCTTCCGCGAGCACGGCATCGCGTTCTTCCTCGACCGCCGGCGCGTGGCGGCCCATCATCCACTGTTGCGACTGGTACGCTCGGCGCTCGAACTGGCGACCGACGACTGGCCCCGGCCGGCGATCTTCTCGCTCGTGAAGACCGGGCTGGCGGGCCTGTCGCTGGCCGAGGCGGACGCGCTGGAGAACTACGTCCACGACCACCGCATTCGTGCCTCCGACTGGACCGCCAAAGACCCCTGGCGCTTTCGTCGATCGCTGACGCGGGGAGACGATGACGACGCCCTCTGGGCCGCCACCGAACGCGCCGCGCAGGCCGACGCATTGCGCCGTCGCGTGGTCGACGCCGTGCTGCCGTTCATCGCCGCGATGAACACCGGCGCCAGCCGCCCCGCTCCCGAGCTGGCGCTGGAACTGCATGCCCTGCTGACGCGTTTCGACGTCGCCAAGACGCTATCGACGTGGATCAACGAGGCCGCCGCACGGCAAGCGGTCGAGCAGGCCGCCGAGCACCAGCAGGTTTGGGCGGAGTTCGTGGGGCTGTTGGATGAACTGGTCGACCTGCTGGGCGATCAACCGGTCTCCGCGGCCGAGTTCTTCGACCTGATGGCGACCAGCCTCGACGCCTTCGACCTCGCGCTCGCCCCGCCTACGCTCGACGGCGTGCTGATCGGCCAGGTCGACCGCACGCGCCTGCCCGAGGTGCGGACGACGCTCGTGCTGGGCCTAACCGACGGCGAGTTCCCGCGCACGCCGCGCGAGGACTCGATCCTCGACGATCGCGACCGCAAGCTGCTGCGCCAGGGCAACGTGGAACTGAAAGGGGACGGCCAGCGCCAACTGCTCGACGAGCGGCTGCTCGCCTACAGCGCCTTCACCAGTCCGTCGCAGTCACTCTACCTGTCGCGCGTGGCCTGCGACGCCGCCGGTAAGGAGATCGCGCCGTCGCCGTACTGGTCGCGGTTGCAGCAGGTGTTCCCCGATGCGCCAGTGGAACACGTCGGCTCGTCCGACAGCGACGACCCGCGCCACATCGCCACGCCGCGGCAGCTGATCGTATCGCTGATGCGATGGGCCCGCGCGACGGACAATGCGACAGACGAAGCAGACACGGCCAAGCGTGCATCGTTGGCGGCGCTCTATCAGTGGCTGGCGTCGCATCCGCCGGACGACTCGCCGGTCGCCCACATGCGTTACCGCGCGTGGGGCGCACTGGGCTATCGCAACGCGACCACGCTGGACCCGCAGATTGCCGCGCAGTTGTTCCCCAGCCCGATCGTCGCCAGCGTGAACCGCTTGGAAACCTTCGCGGCCTGCCCATTCAAGCATTTCGTGCAGTACGGCCTGGGCCTGCGCGCCCGGCCGGAGGATTCGTTCTCGTCGATCGACCTCTCCCGCGTCTACCACGACGTGCTCGAACGATTCGTACGGCAAATGATTCGCGCCAACCAGCAATGGCGCGATTTGACGCAGGACTGGACGGACGGCCGCATCGGCGCCGCCGCCCGTGAGATCGGGTTGGAACTGCAGAAGGATTTGGCGATCGAGCCCGGCCGGTCGAAGTACCTGTTGTCGCGCATCGAGCGCACGGTTCGGCAGATCGTCGGCCGGCAGCGCACGCTGTCGTCGCGGGCGAAGCTATCGCACGGGTACGTGTCGGTGGCGTTCGGCACGCCCGATGCGCCGATCGGCCCACTGCAACTGTCGACCCCCGCCGGCCGACAGCTTCACGTGCGCGGGCGCATCGACCGAATCGATCTGCTCGGCGACGCCTCGCGCGCCGCCGTGTTCGACTACAAGCTGACCGGTGACCGCATCTCGCCGGCCGGCGTGTACAACGGGTTGTCGCTGCAACTGCTGACGTATCTGCTGGTCCTTCAGGCGAACGGTCACGAGCTGGCCGGCACGCCGATCACCCCCGCGGCCGGCTTTTATCTCACGCTCCTGCGCGGGCTGAAAAGCGTCGCCCATCCCGACGAGGCCCCCGACCCTACCGATGAGAAGTTCAACCTTGATCCGAAGCCGCGCGGCCTGTTCGACGCCGATCACGTGCATCTGCTCGATGAGCACCTGGCCGCGGGCTGGTCGGACGCGTGGTCGATGTACGTGACGAAGGACGGCAAGTTCGGCCAGCGCGAGACGACCGACGTCTGCGACGCCGACGAATTTCTGGGCGTGCTGGACTACGTGCGCGGCAAGCTCGCCAGCATCGCCGACGGCATGGCGGCCGGTGAGATCGGCGTGCGGCCTTACTGGCTGGCGAAGAAGACGCCGTGCGCCCAATGCGGCTTCAAGGCGGTCTGCCGGTTCGACGTGACGCTCAACGGCTACAACATCCTGCACGGCATCGGCCGAGATGAACTGCTGACGAAGGTAAAGGGGACGAAGTGA
- the addA gene encoding helicase-exonuclease AddAB subunit AddA, which yields MTIAATPTSSASTRTWTPEQQRAIDTTGHSLLVSAAAGSGKTAVLTERCAYLVCDAPEPCNVDELLVVTFTEAAAGEMRTRIRTALAARAAKDTTDERVAHQLASVERATIGTLHAFCGRLLRQHFHAAGLDPDFAILDGDAAGLLKRETARKLIAARFAANPSAGFNALLDGYLNGDDGALASAVLSIYETLTALPDPQAWLAESRQRLADAADFTRLVDCAFGRAFADDVTGAVASLEARIATAQQIVARAGDFPAYSNALVEAAQAARNWRATLATEGIDALSEEADFQPTKLPSVSNALPGKAIAKGAVDDVRSEMKEGTLRCSLRFTESQWRDGMAATLAPARELLALVEDFTDAYGAAKSRLRSLDFSDLERRALELLREAGDNGRPSIVARGCHRRYRHVLVDEYQDINELQEAILRLVSRECYGAAKGNLFCVGDVKQSIYRFRAAEPDLFLKRYNRFKDEQSSGGEVIDLNANFRSRAPLLDAINAVFDRLMTLDASGIDYIDGHQLRAGATFPEEVGFHGAPIELHLVPAKSQAAEGEETDTAEPERAEREAMFIAARIKKLMGDDGATRARVADKDRLRDVRFGDIAILLRTRKFKIEQYADVLRKSGIPVLAEGGSGFFSAMETLDMLSLLRLLDNLQQDLPLAAVLRSPLAGLANAEDSLARIRLAYPIETVAFHDAVQRYAVEHDDELAAHLRHVLNQLNAWRELAQRRPLAEVLATVYEQSGYLAFVCGLDDGPQRKANLLELHRRATQFGQLGAAGGGLSRFLAFLEELSDEFDAGQANVASAAVDAVRIVTVHKSKGLEFPIVFVADLGKAFNLSDARGPILYDKDEGLGLQVVDEPRLVRYPSLATTVIRPRLTKKMLAEELRVLYVALTRAKEHLILVGTPKADQYERWRSRWAGHDGPLATEDILGAATPLAWLVPVAVATHGAVIEVTDHTDPEAAPEPAPADDAFMRVAPFAALKPLDPPPPADVVATDVIARLSYSYPHARYTIAAAAQSVTARAHAPVADAPSANHGATATLALPQPRFASEATGPNAADIGTATHVVLENYDFTRDGPPVRAQVESLVSRKMMSPQMAKCVDVESIEWLLAGEVGQLLGDPTVSLHRELPIYFAANVDVSDAAPTDPRDRVMVRGRVDLLVRTPDGDVIVDYKTDRVTGQRLADRIEAYRLQMAAYAEALQRVTGRKPAVWLVFLSQRKVVKL from the coding sequence GTGACGATCGCCGCAACGCCCACATCCTCCGCTTCAACGCGCACTTGGACGCCCGAGCAACAGCGCGCGATCGACACGACCGGCCACAGCCTGCTGGTGAGCGCCGCGGCCGGCTCGGGCAAGACCGCGGTGCTGACCGAGCGGTGCGCCTACCTCGTGTGCGATGCGCCCGAACCGTGCAACGTGGACGAGTTGCTTGTCGTCACCTTCACCGAGGCGGCGGCGGGTGAGATGCGCACGCGCATCCGCACGGCACTGGCGGCCCGGGCCGCGAAGGACACGACCGACGAGCGCGTGGCGCATCAACTGGCGAGCGTGGAGCGGGCGACGATCGGCACGCTGCACGCGTTCTGCGGTCGCCTGCTCCGCCAGCACTTCCACGCCGCCGGGCTCGACCCGGACTTCGCCATCCTCGACGGTGACGCCGCCGGGCTATTGAAGCGCGAGACCGCCCGCAAGCTGATCGCCGCCCGATTTGCGGCCAATCCGTCGGCGGGCTTTAACGCGTTGCTGGACGGTTACCTGAACGGTGACGACGGCGCCCTAGCGTCGGCGGTGCTGTCGATCTACGAGACGCTGACCGCGCTGCCCGACCCGCAAGCTTGGCTCGCGGAGAGCCGCCAGCGCCTGGCCGATGCCGCTGACTTCACGCGGCTCGTCGACTGCGCGTTCGGCCGGGCGTTCGCCGACGACGTGACCGGTGCGGTTGCCTCGCTGGAAGCGCGCATCGCCACGGCACAGCAAATCGTGGCGCGGGCGGGCGATTTCCCGGCCTATTCCAACGCATTGGTGGAGGCGGCGCAGGCCGCACGCAACTGGCGCGCAACGCTGGCGACGGAAGGGATCGATGCGCTGTCGGAGGAGGCCGACTTCCAGCCGACGAAGCTGCCAAGCGTCAGCAACGCGTTGCCCGGCAAGGCAATCGCCAAGGGGGCTGTGGACGACGTGCGCAGCGAGATGAAGGAAGGCACGCTGCGCTGCTCGCTTCGCTTCACCGAATCGCAGTGGCGCGACGGCATGGCCGCCACGCTGGCGCCCGCGCGCGAGCTGCTGGCGCTGGTGGAGGACTTCACCGACGCCTACGGCGCCGCCAAGTCGCGGTTACGGTCGCTGGACTTCTCCGACCTTGAACGGCGGGCGCTCGAGCTGCTGCGCGAGGCGGGCGACAACGGTCGGCCAAGCATCGTGGCGCGCGGTTGCCATCGGCGGTATCGGCACGTGCTGGTGGACGAGTATCAGGACATCAACGAACTTCAGGAAGCGATCCTGCGGCTCGTCAGCCGCGAGTGCTACGGGGCCGCTAAGGGCAACCTGTTTTGCGTGGGCGACGTGAAGCAAAGCATCTACCGCTTCCGCGCCGCGGAGCCCGATTTGTTCCTGAAGCGTTACAACCGCTTCAAGGACGAGCAGAGCAGTGGTGGCGAGGTGATCGACCTCAACGCCAACTTCCGCAGTCGTGCCCCACTGCTCGACGCGATTAACGCGGTGTTCGACCGGCTGATGACGCTCGACGCGTCGGGCATTGATTACATCGATGGCCATCAGTTGCGCGCCGGCGCCACGTTTCCCGAAGAAGTCGGATTTCACGGCGCGCCGATCGAACTTCACCTGGTGCCTGCGAAGTCGCAAGCGGCCGAGGGCGAGGAAACCGACACCGCCGAGCCGGAACGGGCCGAGCGAGAAGCGATGTTCATCGCGGCCCGCATCAAGAAACTGATGGGCGACGACGGCGCAACCCGCGCGCGCGTCGCAGATAAGGACCGCTTGCGCGACGTGCGCTTCGGCGACATTGCGATCCTGCTGCGCACGCGCAAGTTCAAGATCGAGCAGTACGCCGACGTGCTGCGCAAGAGCGGCATCCCCGTGCTGGCCGAGGGGGGTTCCGGGTTCTTCAGCGCGATGGAGACGCTCGACATGCTGTCGCTGCTGCGGCTATTGGACAACCTGCAGCAGGACCTGCCGTTGGCCGCGGTGCTGCGCAGCCCATTGGCGGGGCTGGCGAATGCGGAAGACAGCTTGGCGCGCATCCGGCTGGCGTACCCAATCGAGACGGTCGCGTTCCACGACGCCGTGCAGCGCTACGCCGTCGAGCACGACGACGAGCTGGCCGCCCATCTGCGGCACGTTTTGAATCAACTGAACGCGTGGCGAGAGCTGGCGCAGCGCCGGCCGCTGGCGGAGGTGCTGGCGACGGTCTACGAGCAGTCGGGCTACCTCGCGTTCGTGTGCGGGTTGGACGACGGCCCACAGCGCAAGGCGAATTTGCTGGAACTGCACCGCCGGGCGACGCAGTTCGGCCAGTTGGGCGCCGCGGGCGGTGGGCTGTCGCGCTTCCTCGCATTCCTGGAGGAACTGTCCGACGAGTTCGACGCCGGCCAAGCCAACGTCGCGTCGGCAGCGGTGGACGCGGTGCGCATCGTCACGGTGCACAAGAGCAAGGGGCTGGAGTTCCCGATCGTCTTCGTCGCCGATCTCGGCAAGGCGTTCAACCTGTCGGACGCGCGCGGCCCGATCTTGTACGACAAGGACGAAGGCCTCGGCCTGCAGGTGGTGGATGAACCGCGGCTGGTGCGTTACCCGTCGCTGGCGACGACGGTCATTCGTCCACGGCTGACGAAGAAGATGCTCGCCGAGGAACTGCGCGTGCTCTACGTCGCGCTCACGCGCGCCAAGGAACATCTGATCCTCGTCGGCACGCCCAAGGCCGACCAGTACGAACGCTGGCGATCGCGGTGGGCGGGCCATGATGGGCCACTGGCGACGGAGGACATTCTGGGGGCCGCCACGCCGTTGGCGTGGCTGGTGCCGGTTGCAGTGGCCACGCATGGCGCAGTGATAGAGGTAACCGACCATACCGATCCCGAGGCTGCGCCCGAGCCGGCGCCGGCCGACGATGCGTTCATGCGCGTTGCGCCGTTCGCGGCATTAAAGCCGCTCGACCCACCGCCACCGGCCGACGTCGTCGCGACCGACGTCATCGCGCGGCTGTCGTATTCTTACCCGCACGCCCGCTACACCATCGCGGCGGCGGCACAGTCGGTGACGGCGCGGGCGCACGCGCCGGTAGCGGATGCGCCATCGGCCAATCACGGCGCCACCGCCACCCTCGCGCTGCCACAACCGCGGTTCGCCAGCGAGGCCACCGGTCCGAACGCCGCCGACATCGGCACCGCCACGCACGTGGTGCTGGAGAACTACGACTTCACACGCGATGGCCCGCCGGTGCGGGCGCAGGTGGAGTCGCTCGTGTCGCGGAAGATGATGTCGCCGCAGATGGCGAAGTGCGTGGATGTCGAATCGATCGAGTGGCTGCTGGCGGGCGAGGTCGGCCAGTTGCTGGGCGATCCCACCGTCTCGCTTCACCGCGAGCTGCCGATCTACTTCGCGGCGAACGTGGATGTGAGCGACGCCGCCCCGACCGACCCGCGCGACCGCGTGATGGTGCGCGGCCGGGTCGATCTGCTCGTGCGCACGCCGGACGGTGACGTCATCGTCGACTACAAGACCGACCGCGTCACCGGCCAGCGATTGGCCGATCGCATCGAGGCCTACCGCCTGCAGATGGCGGCATACGCCGAGGCCCTACAGCGCGTCACCGGGCGCAAGCCGGCGGTCTGGCTCGTGTTCCTGTCGCAGCGAAAGGTCGTGAAGCTATGA
- a CDS encoding Cof-type HAD-IIB family hydrolase: MNERPHDDIRLIAIDLDGTLLSDSKTVAQQTIASVASAVEQGVKVVIASARPPRSVRAIYQQLKLDTWQINYNGAMIWDEPARSVVGHTPLDCDLVLRIISAARAMHPEVLMTCEITDRWHTDRDDQTYTTETGRLFPPDVVAPLESFCNQPISKLLLLAHPRQIAALFGMLTERFGDQIAMVSTDADLIQIVHPTASKGAALRTVADHYDIAMANVLAIGDAANDVPMLQAAGVAVAMDNASPAVKAVADWVAPSNNDHGVCAALRRYGVCNQA, translated from the coding sequence ATGAACGAGCGCCCGCACGACGACATTCGACTGATCGCGATCGATCTTGATGGCACGCTGCTGAGCGATTCGAAGACCGTCGCGCAGCAGACGATCGCGTCGGTCGCCAGTGCAGTTGAGCAAGGGGTAAAGGTGGTGATCGCCTCGGCACGCCCGCCCCGAAGTGTGCGGGCGATTTATCAGCAGTTGAAGCTGGATACGTGGCAGATCAACTACAACGGCGCGATGATCTGGGACGAACCGGCCAGGTCGGTGGTCGGCCATACACCGCTCGACTGCGACCTCGTGTTGCGCATCATCTCGGCCGCCCGTGCGATGCACCCGGAGGTACTGATGACCTGCGAGATCACCGATCGCTGGCACACCGATCGCGACGATCAAACGTATACCACGGAGACCGGGCGGCTGTTTCCACCCGACGTGGTGGCGCCGCTGGAGTCGTTCTGCAATCAGCCGATTTCCAAGCTGTTGCTGCTGGCGCATCCACGGCAGATCGCCGCGTTGTTTGGAATGCTGACCGAGCGGTTCGGCGATCAGATCGCGATGGTCAGCACGGACGCGGACCTGATCCAGATCGTCCACCCCACCGCCAGCAAGGGGGCCGCCCTGCGGACGGTCGCTGACCATTACGACATCGCGATGGCGAACGTGCTGGCGATCGGCGACGCCGCCAACGACGTGCCGATGCTGCAGGCCGCCGGCGTCGCCGTGGCGATGGACAACGCGTCACCCGCGGTGAAGGCGGTCGCGGATTGGGTTGCGCCGTCCAACAACGACCACGGCGTGTGTGCCGCCCTGCGGCGGTACGGGGTGTGCAACCAAGCATAG
- the truD gene encoding tRNA pseudouridine(13) synthase TruD, whose amino-acid sequence MKLPYSTPDLPGVGGTIKTRDEDFFVQEIPLYEASGEGEHVYCEIQKVGITTFAAIHSIADALGVSSRDIGYAGMKDAHAVTRQTLSIWGTTPEAVMDLKLPGITVQWASRHVNKLRLGHLVGNRFAIKIRDVEPTHVVRAKAIMKVLETRGVPNFFGEQRFGRRGNNDKIGAALIRNDNIEILRLLLGDPREGLDDPKTLHARAAFEKRDNETAMKFWPRNAGMERRVLARLMKTHKPSAAVRSIDEKIRRLWVSALQSKLFNDVLAARINSFDKVELGDLAWKHETGSVFRVEDLPAETTRAAAFEISPTGPLIGYRMTLPEGHPLEVEQSVFTTLGLAPDAFRQPGQHRIKGARRPLRVRPTDTELSAGVDDDGAYITVAFTLPAGSFATVVLGEVMKAKSDEAQDDTTADEDTADLPETDDA is encoded by the coding sequence ATGAAACTTCCGTACAGCACCCCCGACCTGCCGGGCGTCGGTGGCACGATCAAGACGCGCGACGAGGACTTCTTCGTCCAGGAAATCCCCCTTTACGAGGCCAGTGGCGAAGGGGAACACGTTTACTGCGAGATTCAGAAGGTCGGCATAACCACCTTCGCGGCCATTCATTCGATCGCGGACGCGCTGGGCGTGTCGTCGCGCGACATCGGCTATGCCGGCATGAAGGACGCCCACGCCGTCACCCGGCAGACGCTGTCCATCTGGGGCACCACGCCCGAGGCCGTCATGGACCTGAAGCTGCCCGGCATCACCGTCCAGTGGGCGTCGCGGCACGTCAACAAGTTGCGGTTGGGCCACCTGGTGGGCAACCGGTTCGCCATCAAGATTCGCGATGTTGAACCGACGCACGTGGTACGCGCCAAGGCCATCATGAAGGTGCTGGAAACGCGCGGCGTGCCCAACTTCTTCGGTGAACAACGCTTCGGCCGGCGCGGGAACAACGACAAGATCGGCGCCGCGCTTATTCGCAACGACAACATCGAGATCCTCCGCCTGCTGCTCGGCGACCCGCGCGAGGGTCTGGACGATCCCAAAACTCTGCACGCCCGCGCCGCCTTCGAGAAGCGCGACAACGAGACGGCCATGAAGTTCTGGCCGCGTAATGCCGGCATGGAACGCCGCGTGCTGGCCCGGTTGATGAAGACGCACAAGCCCAGCGCCGCGGTGCGGTCGATCGACGAGAAGATCCGCCGGTTGTGGGTGTCGGCGTTGCAGTCGAAGCTCTTCAACGACGTGCTCGCCGCCCGCATCAACTCGTTCGACAAGGTGGAACTGGGCGACCTCGCTTGGAAACACGAGACCGGCTCCGTCTTCCGCGTCGAAGATTTACCCGCCGAAACCACCCGCGCCGCAGCCTTTGAAATCAGCCCGACGGGCCCTTTGATCGGCTATCGCATGACGCTGCCCGAGGGCCATCCGCTGGAAGTCGAGCAGTCGGTTTTCACCACCCTCGGCCTCGCGCCCGACGCCTTCCGCCAGCCCGGCCAGCACCGCATCAAGGGCGCCCGCCGGCCGTTGCGCGTCCGCCCAACCGATACAGAGTTATCCGCCGGCGTCGACGACGACGGCGCCTACATCACCGTCGCCTTCACCCTGCCCGCAGGCAGCTTCGCGACCGTGGTGCTCGGCGAAGTGATGAAGGCCAAGTCCGACGAAGCTCAGGACGACACAACCGCCGATGAGGACACCGCCGACCTGCCCGAAACAGACGACGCCTAG
- a CDS encoding Xaa-Pro peptidase family protein has protein sequence MTAAAKPIVSARPKAYLKVRQRLVREAMKALKLDGILLTHPPDLAYLTNFSGDDSIGLITEKDVYLVTDFRYKEQAEMEAAWVKTRVRTGPMSGALAAALLETKVKRVGFEANYATVGQMNALANALKDTKDARPIELQPIEDVLVNIRKIKDDHEVDIIRKAVGVAEEAFESFRSEIKVGQSENHLAGLLVFELRSRGASDSSFPVIVAAGSNSSLPHYRPGETLVQRDQPLLIDWGALYKGYCSDLTRTFMIGRVAPRMKEIYKVVLDAQLAAIEFLRPGVTTTQADRVAREVIEKAGYGEQFGHGLGHGIGREIHENPSLRRNGGEEELRPGMIVTVEPGIYLPGEGGVRIEDDVLITHSGCEVLSTLDKSYENYHIE, from the coding sequence ATGACAGCAGCCGCCAAACCGATCGTGTCCGCCCGTCCTAAGGCTTACCTGAAGGTCCGCCAGCGGCTGGTCCGCGAGGCGATGAAGGCCCTGAAGCTTGATGGCATCCTGCTCACCCACCCGCCTGACCTCGCTTACCTGACCAACTTCAGTGGCGACGATTCGATCGGCCTGATCACCGAGAAGGACGTCTACCTCGTCACCGACTTCCGCTACAAGGAACAGGCTGAGATGGAGGCCGCGTGGGTGAAGACCCGCGTACGCACCGGGCCCATGTCCGGCGCGCTTGCCGCAGCGCTGCTGGAGACGAAGGTTAAGCGCGTCGGCTTTGAAGCCAACTACGCCACGGTCGGTCAGATGAACGCGCTGGCCAACGCCCTGAAGGACACGAAGGACGCCCGCCCGATCGAACTGCAGCCGATCGAGGACGTGCTGGTCAACATCCGCAAGATCAAGGACGACCACGAGGTCGACATTATCCGCAAGGCGGTCGGTGTGGCCGAGGAGGCCTTCGAGTCGTTCCGTAGCGAGATCAAGGTCGGGCAAAGCGAGAACCACCTGGCCGGGCTGTTGGTGTTCGAACTGCGCAGCCGTGGCGCCAGCGACAGCAGCTTTCCAGTGATCGTGGCCGCCGGCAGCAACAGCTCCCTGCCGCACTATCGACCTGGCGAGACGCTCGTGCAGCGAGATCAGCCGCTGCTGATCGACTGGGGCGCGCTCTATAAAGGTTATTGTTCTGACCTCACCCGCACGTTCATGATTGGCCGGGTCGCGCCGCGCATGAAGGAGATCTATAAGGTCGTCTTAGACGCGCAGCTGGCGGCCATCGAGTTCCTTCGTCCCGGCGTCACCACTACGCAGGCCGACCGCGTCGCCCGTGAGGTGATCGAGAAGGCCGGCTACGGCGAGCAGTTCGGACACGGCCTGGGCCACGGCATTGGCCGGGAGATTCACGAAAACCCGTCGCTTCGCCGCAATGGTGGCGAGGAAGAGCTGCGACCCGGCATGATCGTCACCGTCGAACCGGGTATTTACCTGCCGGGCGAGGGTGGCGTGCGCATCGAGGACGACGTCCTCATCACCCACAGCGGGTGCGAAGTGCTCTCGACGCTCGACAAGAGCTACGAGAACTACCACATTGAATAG
- the accB gene encoding acetyl-CoA carboxylase biotin carboxyl carrier protein produces MNEKRTAKKPPAASSSGSAGNPMDVGLLEQLVKLMSANDLNTIAVRDGDRRVVLKRGAVAAAPIYAPQYASAPAPVPAPAGGPTSVGPSSTPAPASDDANLVAIKSPMVGTFYTSSSPDAKAFVSVGSTVDEDTDVCIIEAMKVFNNIKAETRGTIAKIAVTNGQTVEFGQTLFLVKP; encoded by the coding sequence TTGAACGAAAAGCGAACCGCTAAAAAGCCCCCTGCCGCGTCTTCTTCCGGATCGGCGGGCAACCCGATGGACGTCGGCCTGCTTGAGCAGCTCGTGAAGCTGATGAGCGCCAACGACCTGAACACGATCGCCGTCCGCGACGGCGACCGCCGTGTGGTGCTGAAGCGCGGCGCCGTTGCCGCGGCCCCCATCTACGCCCCCCAGTACGCCTCGGCCCCGGCACCGGTGCCAGCCCCCGCCGGCGGTCCCACTTCAGTGGGCCCGTCTTCCACCCCAGCGCCCGCGTCAGACGACGCCAACCTCGTCGCGATCAAGAGCCCGATGGTCGGCACGTTCTACACCTCCAGTTCGCCTGACGCCAAGGCGTTCGTATCGGTCGGCAGCACGGTGGACGAGGACACCGACGTCTGCATCATCGAAGCGATGAAGGTCTTCAACAACATCAAGGCCGAAACGCGCGGCACGATCGCCAAGATCGCCGTCACCAACGGACAAACGGTCGAGTTCGGCCAAACCCTGTTCCTGGTGAAGCCGTGA